GGCTGGCGGTGTCCAGCGTCACGCTGGGACCCATCGTGCTCGAGAGGTGCACGCTCCTGAGGTACTTCCCCTTCGCGGTGTGGGGCTTGGCCCTCAGCACCGCGGTGACCAGCGTGCGGGCGTTGTCCAGCAGCTGCTTCTCGTCGAACGAGCTCTTGCCGAAGACGCTGTGGACGATCGAGGTCTTGTCGACGCGGAACTCGACCTTTCCGGCCTTGATCTCCTGGATCGCCTTGCCCACGTCGAAGGTCACGGTTCCGACCTTGGGATTGGGCATCAGCCCCTTGGGTCCCAGGATCTTTCCGAGCTTTCCGACTTCCTTCATCGTGTCGGGAGTCGCCACCACGGCGTCGAAGTCGGTCCATCCTTCCTGGATCTTCTGGACCATCTCCAGCCCGCCGGTAAAATCGGCTCCCGCCTTCTCCGCCTCGGCGATCTTCTCTCCCGAGGCGATGACCAGCACTCGCT
Above is a window of Candidatus Polarisedimenticolia bacterium DNA encoding:
- the rplA gene encoding 50S ribosomal protein L1; its protein translation is MGKAGKKYAAAKKQVEQRPYTLDEAIPLVKKIKPSKFDETMEICFLLGVDPKHADQMVRGTVVLPHGTGKSKRVLVIASGEKIAEAEKAGADFTGGLEMVQKIQEGWTDFDAVVATPDTMKEVGKLGKILGPKGLMPNPKVGTVTFDVGKAIQEIKAGKVEFRVDKTSIVHSVFGKSSFDEKQLLDNARTLVTAVLRAKPHTAKGKYLRSVHLSSTMGPSVTLDTASLEALV